The following are from one region of the Odontesthes bonariensis isolate fOdoBon6 chromosome 12, fOdoBon6.hap1, whole genome shotgun sequence genome:
- the LOC142396971 gene encoding gamma-crystallin M3-like, whose amino-acid sequence MTMGKIIFYEERNFQGRHYETTSDCPDMSSYLNKCHSCRVESGMFMVYDRPNYMGNQYFMRRGEYADYMSMFGMRDCIRSSRMIPMHRGQFRMRIYERENFGGQMHEMMDDCDNIQDRYRMSDCMSCHVMDGHWLMYEQPHYRGRMMYMRPGEYRSFRDMGFGGQRFMSMRRIMDM is encoded by the exons ATGACTATGGGCAAG ATCATCTTCTACGAGGAGAGGAACTTCCAGGGTCGTCACTATGAGACCACCAGCGACTGCCCCGACATGTCCTCCTACCTGAACAAGTGCCACTCCTGCAGGGTGGAGAGCGGCATGTTCATGGTCTACGACCGCCCCAACTACATGGGAAACCAGTACTTCATGAGGAGGGGCGAGTACGCCGACTACATGAGCATGTTCGGAATGAGGGACTGCATCAGGTCTTCCCGTATGATCCCCATG CACAGAGGCCAGTTCAGGATGAGGATCTACGAGAGGGAGAACTTCGGTGGTCAGATGCATGAGATGATGGACGACTGCGACAACATCCAGGACCGTTACCGCATGAGCGACTGCATGTCCTGCCACGTGATGGACGGCCACTGGCTGATGTACGAGCAGCCCCACTACAGAGGCAGGATGATGTACATGAGGCCCGGCGAGTACAGGAGCTTCAGGGACATGGGCTTCGGCGGCCAGAGGTTCATGAGCATGAGGCGCATCATGGACATGTAA